Proteins encoded in a region of the Nocardia asteroides genome:
- a CDS encoding amino acid permease: MDPADSGDSEGYARGLSPRTIQMIAIGGAIGTGLFYGAGGAIEQAGPGLILAYLAAGLAIFVIMRALGELLTYRPISGSFAEYAHEFLGRFAGFVTGWSYWAVWVATCMAEITVAGKYVEYWFDIVPWITALVVLAVMFGANLISVRLFGEGEFWFSAIKVTAIIGMILLGIGVLLFGFGHASDPTVTNLWADGGVFPNGIGQSLLVLQIVLFAYVGVELVGVTAGEAREPRKTLRKAINTLPFRIGLFYVGALVVIMSVSSWRNFHAGKSPFVEVFEQIGIPGAAGIVNFVLLTAALSSCNSGIYSTGRMLRTLSLHGEAPARLNKLSTNAVPYVGITASAAAMVLGVVVNVISPDKAFAYITSVSTIGIIFVWGVILVCHLLYRAKVARGELPASDYRLPAAPYTTVLALAFLGLVVVLLLFTDSGRTAIVVGVVWAALVSAGYLGLRKLSKSGAATGSVHSR; encoded by the coding sequence TTGGATCCGGCGGACAGCGGGGACTCGGAGGGCTATGCCCGGGGCCTGAGCCCGCGCACCATCCAGATGATCGCCATCGGCGGCGCGATCGGCACCGGTCTGTTCTACGGCGCGGGCGGTGCGATCGAGCAGGCGGGCCCCGGCCTCATCCTCGCCTACCTGGCGGCGGGCCTGGCCATCTTCGTGATCATGCGCGCACTCGGCGAACTGCTGACCTATCGGCCGATCTCGGGCAGTTTCGCCGAATACGCCCACGAGTTCCTCGGCCGCTTCGCCGGTTTCGTGACCGGATGGTCGTACTGGGCGGTGTGGGTGGCCACCTGCATGGCCGAGATCACCGTGGCGGGTAAGTACGTCGAGTACTGGTTCGACATCGTGCCGTGGATCACCGCGCTGGTCGTGCTGGCGGTCATGTTCGGCGCCAACCTGATCTCGGTGCGGCTGTTCGGCGAGGGCGAGTTCTGGTTCTCCGCCATCAAGGTGACCGCGATCATCGGCATGATCCTGCTCGGCATCGGCGTGCTGCTGTTCGGCTTCGGTCACGCCTCCGATCCCACCGTCACCAATCTGTGGGCCGACGGCGGCGTTTTCCCCAACGGCATCGGCCAGTCGCTGCTGGTGTTGCAGATCGTGCTGTTCGCCTACGTCGGCGTGGAATTGGTCGGCGTCACCGCCGGAGAGGCGCGCGAGCCCCGCAAGACGCTGCGCAAGGCGATCAACACGCTGCCGTTCCGGATCGGCCTGTTCTACGTCGGCGCGCTCGTGGTGATCATGTCGGTGTCCAGCTGGCGCAATTTCCACGCGGGCAAGAGCCCGTTCGTGGAGGTCTTCGAGCAGATCGGCATCCCCGGCGCGGCGGGCATCGTGAACTTCGTGCTGCTCACCGCGGCGCTGTCGTCGTGCAACTCGGGCATCTACTCCACCGGCCGGATGCTGCGCACCCTCTCGTTGCACGGTGAGGCCCCTGCCCGGCTGAACAAACTGAGCACGAACGCGGTGCCCTATGTCGGCATCACCGCGTCGGCGGCGGCGATGGTGCTCGGCGTGGTCGTCAACGTCATCTCCCCGGACAAGGCTTTCGCCTACATCACCTCGGTGTCGACCATCGGCATCATCTTCGTCTGGGGCGTCATCTTGGTCTGCCACCTGCTCTACCGTGCGAAGGTGGCCCGCGGCGAGCTGCCCGCGAGCGACTACCGGCTGCCCGCCGCGCCGTACACCACCGTCCTGGCGCTGGCCTTCCTCGGGCTGGTGGTCGTGCTGCTGTTGTTCACCGACAGCGGGCGCACGGCGATCGTCGTGGGCGTGGTGTGGGCGGCGCTGGTGTCGGCCGGCTACCTGGGGTTGCGCAAGCTGAGCAAGTCCGGCGCGGCCACAGGCAGCGTGCACAGCAGGTAG
- a CDS encoding beta-lactamase family protein: MTVLPAGRSRAVRYALRTTVVLLVIVAVLVGAAFATTAVLHIPSPPTLLRLMTDPPSEQGALFESRTVTASPAPRPLPVAPRPLPDRVPWKGSQLSIADFLDATHTNSFLVLRGGARTHEWYRDGVTATTRQSSWSVAKSIVSLLTGRAIAAGKLREDDRLVQILPELTTGGAYDTVTIRELLDMASGVDVSENYNKYMPLTGTARMYLTEDLAGFVREHHGLRFPPGSKGEYRSVDTQLLGMALARVEGVALSELLERDLWAPIGAEDDALWNLDRAGGQEKGFCCLNATARDFAKIGQLVLDDGRVGDAQIVPRAWIERIRTPAPHRVGDWPYTAQWWHPTGGDGADLTAVGVYGQYVYVDPPSGTVIVKLSDHGTTQDEQEIIEVFRAIARG; the protein is encoded by the coding sequence ATGACCGTTTTGCCAGCCGGGCGCTCGCGGGCGGTCCGCTATGCGCTCCGCACGACCGTTGTCCTGCTCGTGATCGTCGCCGTCCTGGTCGGCGCGGCGTTCGCGACAACGGCGGTCCTGCACATTCCGTCGCCGCCGACGCTGCTGCGGCTCATGACCGACCCACCCTCCGAGCAGGGCGCGTTGTTCGAGAGCCGGACGGTGACCGCCTCCCCCGCCCCGCGCCCGTTGCCGGTCGCCCCGCGGCCGCTGCCCGACCGCGTGCCCTGGAAGGGCTCGCAGCTCTCGATCGCCGACTTCCTCGACGCCACGCACACCAACTCGTTCCTGGTCCTGCGCGGCGGCGCGCGCACGCACGAGTGGTATCGCGACGGCGTCACGGCGACCACCCGCCAGTCCTCCTGGTCGGTGGCGAAGTCCATCGTGTCGCTGCTGACCGGCCGGGCGATCGCCGCGGGGAAGCTCCGCGAGGACGACCGCCTGGTGCAGATCCTGCCCGAGCTGACCACCGGCGGCGCGTACGACACCGTCACCATTCGCGAACTGCTGGACATGGCCTCCGGTGTCGACGTCTCGGAGAACTACAACAAGTACATGCCTCTGACCGGTACGGCCCGGATGTACCTCACCGAGGATCTCGCCGGGTTCGTCCGCGAACACCACGGCCTGCGGTTCCCGCCCGGCAGCAAGGGCGAGTACCGCAGCGTGGACACCCAGTTGCTGGGCATGGCGCTGGCTCGGGTCGAGGGCGTGGCGCTGAGCGAGCTGTTGGAGCGTGACCTCTGGGCTCCGATCGGCGCCGAGGACGACGCGTTGTGGAATCTCGATCGCGCCGGCGGCCAGGAGAAGGGGTTCTGCTGCCTGAACGCGACGGCCCGCGACTTCGCCAAGATCGGGCAGTTGGTGCTGGACGACGGGCGGGTGGGCGACGCGCAGATCGTGCCGAGGGCATGGATCGAGCGCATCCGCACCCCGGCCCCGCACCGGGTGGGCGACTGGCCCTACACCGCGCAGTGGTGGCACCCGACCGGCGGGGACGGCGCCGACCTCACCGCCGTCGGCGTCTACGGGCAGTACGTCTACGTCGACCCGCCCAGCGGCACCGTCATCGTCAAGCTCAGCGACCACGGCACCACCCAGGACGAGCAGGAGATCATCGAGGTGTTCCGGGCGATCGCGCGCGGCTGA
- a CDS encoding LLM class flavin-dependent oxidoreductase — MIDVPLSVLDLAPVQSGRTVGEGLDATTELARRTEALGYHRFWVAEHHNMPGIASSAPSVLLAHLAAATSTIRVGSGGVMLPNHAPLVVAEQFGTLHALHPGRIDLGLGRAPGTDQATARALRRTADGLSAESFPQELAALLGYFRGADPGGIAATPGRGEEPEIWLLGSSGYSAQVAAVLGLPFAFAHHISPDNTEPALALYREHFRPSERLERPHAMVAVAAICADTDKRAEALAGPRDLAFLNLVRGTPQALATPEEAAAFRPSEHERVFIRQRRAGQLLGSPETVRGQLADLLRRTQADELMINTLVYDIDDRARSFELLTEKVAA, encoded by the coding sequence ATGATCGACGTCCCGCTGTCCGTACTGGACCTGGCGCCGGTGCAGTCCGGTCGCACCGTCGGCGAGGGGCTCGACGCGACCACCGAATTGGCCCGGCGCACCGAAGCTTTGGGCTACCACCGCTTCTGGGTCGCCGAACATCACAACATGCCCGGCATCGCCAGTTCGGCGCCGAGCGTGCTCCTGGCCCACTTGGCGGCGGCCACGTCGACCATCCGGGTAGGTTCCGGCGGGGTGATGCTGCCCAACCACGCTCCGCTGGTGGTCGCCGAGCAGTTCGGCACCCTGCACGCGCTGCATCCCGGGCGGATCGACCTGGGCCTCGGCCGCGCGCCGGGCACCGACCAGGCGACAGCCCGCGCGCTGCGGCGCACCGCCGACGGGCTCTCGGCGGAGTCGTTCCCCCAGGAACTGGCCGCCTTGCTCGGCTACTTTCGCGGCGCCGATCCCGGCGGCATCGCCGCGACGCCGGGCCGCGGCGAGGAGCCGGAGATCTGGCTGCTGGGTTCCAGCGGTTACAGCGCCCAGGTGGCCGCCGTGCTCGGATTGCCGTTCGCGTTCGCCCACCACATCAGCCCCGACAACACCGAGCCCGCGCTGGCCCTGTACCGCGAGCACTTCCGGCCCTCGGAGCGCCTGGAGCGTCCGCACGCGATGGTGGCGGTCGCGGCGATCTGCGCGGACACCGACAAGCGCGCGGAAGCTCTGGCCGGTCCGCGCGATCTGGCCTTTCTGAATCTGGTGCGTGGCACGCCGCAGGCGCTCGCCACGCCGGAGGAAGCGGCCGCCTTCCGCCCGTCGGAACACGAGCGCGTGTTCATCCGGCAGCGCCGGGCCGGCCAGTTGCTCGGTTCGCCGGAAACGGTGCGCGGTCAGCTCGCGGACCTGCTGCGGCGCACCCAAGCCGACGAGCTGATGATCAACACTCTGGTCTACGACATCGACGACCGCGCCCGATCGTTCGAACTGCTCACCGAGAAGGTCGCGGCTTGA
- a CDS encoding NADPH-dependent oxidoreductase, which translates to MSAMTKSVPTPTHAVQQRYRDPRPVEPAQWNPVLQVLHEHRSVRSYLSDPVSDATLRLLISAAQSAPTSSNLQVWSVVAVRDPRRKARLAALAGDQAHIVQAPLLLVWTADFARARQLADDRNAPLEGADYLESSYVGFIDAALAAQNAVVAAESLGLGTVYIGALRNKPEEVAAELGLPPRVFAVFGLVVGHPDPAEDARVKPRLPQEAVLHRETYDLDAQRAHVAEYETRIAEFYAEQQLSHSWTERVLARLASAAALSGRHRLRESLTNHGFRLH; encoded by the coding sequence ATGAGCGCCATGACGAAGTCCGTGCCGACACCGACCCACGCCGTGCAACAGCGCTATCGCGACCCCCGGCCGGTCGAACCCGCGCAGTGGAACCCGGTGTTGCAGGTGCTGCACGAACATCGCTCGGTGCGCAGCTATCTGTCCGACCCGGTGTCCGACGCCACGCTGCGCCTGCTGATCTCCGCGGCGCAGTCCGCGCCGACCTCGTCGAACCTCCAGGTCTGGAGCGTCGTCGCGGTGCGTGACCCGCGGCGCAAGGCGCGTTTGGCCGCGCTCGCGGGCGATCAGGCCCACATCGTGCAGGCGCCGCTGCTGCTGGTCTGGACGGCCGATTTCGCGCGCGCACGCCAGCTCGCCGACGACCGGAACGCGCCGCTGGAGGGCGCGGACTACCTCGAATCGAGCTACGTCGGATTCATCGACGCCGCGCTGGCGGCGCAGAACGCGGTCGTGGCGGCCGAATCGCTCGGGCTCGGCACCGTCTACATCGGTGCGCTGCGCAACAAGCCGGAAGAGGTGGCGGCCGAGCTGGGCCTGCCGCCGCGGGTGTTCGCGGTCTTCGGCCTGGTGGTCGGCCATCCCGACCCCGCCGAGGACGCGCGGGTGAAGCCGCGGCTGCCGCAGGAGGCCGTCCTGCACCGGGAGACCTACGATCTGGACGCGCAGCGCGCGCACGTCGCCGAGTACGAGACCCGGATCGCGGAATTCTATGCCGAGCAACAGCTCTCGCATTCCTGGACCGAACGCGTGCTGGCCAGGCTGGCCTCGGCGGCGGCGCTGAGCGGCAGGCACCGGCTGCGCGAGTCGCTGACCAACCACGGCTTCCGGCTGCACTGA
- a CDS encoding siderophore-interacting protein gives MARPRTTFTVQRTEWLTPHLIRVHLGGPGWASFRPSEFTDSYVKFIFEQDGNEVLRTYTVRSVDAVAGEIAVDFVFHGAEGIAGPWAAEVQPGATIDVYGPGGAYSPRPDADWHLLAGDEAALPAIAAAFEAMPGEATGLAYVEVAGPDDELPLKKPDGIELTWLHRGVRPPGELLAETVRAAPWAPGQVQVFIHGEAKAVMQDLRRYVRRERGVPAEWAASISGYWRRGRTEEGFREWKAQQRATEEADG, from the coding sequence TTGGCACGCCCCCGCACCACCTTCACGGTGCAACGCACCGAATGGCTGACCCCGCACCTGATCCGGGTGCATCTCGGCGGCCCCGGCTGGGCCTCGTTCCGGCCCAGCGAGTTCACCGACTCGTACGTGAAGTTCATCTTCGAGCAGGACGGCAACGAGGTGCTGCGCACCTACACCGTCCGTTCGGTGGACGCCGTGGCCGGGGAGATCGCGGTGGACTTCGTCTTCCATGGCGCCGAAGGCATCGCGGGACCGTGGGCCGCCGAGGTTCAGCCGGGCGCGACCATCGACGTGTACGGCCCCGGCGGCGCCTACTCCCCCCGGCCGGATGCCGACTGGCATCTGCTGGCCGGTGACGAGGCGGCGTTGCCCGCCATCGCCGCGGCCTTCGAGGCCATGCCCGGCGAGGCGACCGGGCTGGCGTACGTCGAAGTCGCGGGCCCGGACGACGAGCTGCCGCTGAAGAAGCCGGACGGCATCGAGCTGACCTGGCTGCACCGCGGCGTGCGCCCGCCGGGCGAATTGCTCGCCGAAACCGTCCGCGCCGCGCCGTGGGCGCCGGGGCAGGTCCAGGTGTTCATCCACGGCGAGGCCAAGGCGGTCATGCAGGATCTGCGCCGCTACGTGCGCAGGGAACGCGGTGTCCCCGCCGAGTGGGCGGCGTCGATCTCCGGGTACTGGCGTCGCGGCCGCACCGAGGAAGGCTTCCGGGAATGGAAGGCGCAACAGCGGGCGACCGAGGAAGCCGACGGCTGA
- a CDS encoding HD domain-containing protein — MAARAALSERHLSRLFRQEIAASAYVVAAKPATAQPLPLSLPTTSLAGRVSALIDTHLPPFLRNHSVRGFLFGRAVAERQGLRPGADYDEETMYLICALHDIGLADLADGDQRFEIDGADYAARFLEDNGVTDARVDTIWDTIAAHLSGFTDSPVWRRRRPPETWIAVDGIGVDVGGAPTDLPPGFADLVHAAYPRLGGSRALGAAVETQALANPCKAPPGSLAGLILQQRHPELPSLTWDEILASSGWRD; from the coding sequence ATGGCCGCCCGTGCCGCGCTGAGCGAACGTCACCTCAGCCGCCTGTTCCGGCAGGAGATCGCCGCGAGCGCCTACGTCGTCGCCGCGAAACCTGCTACCGCACAACCACTTCCGCTCAGTCTCCCGACCACCTCGTTGGCGGGCAGGGTGAGTGCGCTGATCGACACCCACCTGCCGCCGTTCCTCCGCAATCACAGCGTGCGGGGCTTCCTCTTCGGCCGCGCCGTCGCCGAACGGCAGGGCCTGCGGCCCGGTGCGGACTACGACGAGGAGACCATGTACCTCATATGCGCACTGCACGACATCGGTCTGGCCGACCTCGCCGATGGCGACCAGAGATTCGAGATCGACGGCGCCGACTACGCCGCGCGATTCCTCGAGGACAACGGCGTCACCGACGCCAGAGTGGACACGATCTGGGACACGATCGCCGCGCACCTGTCCGGTTTCACCGACTCGCCGGTGTGGCGCCGCCGCAGGCCGCCGGAAACCTGGATCGCCGTGGACGGCATCGGTGTCGACGTCGGCGGCGCGCCGACGGACCTGCCGCCCGGTTTCGCCGACCTGGTGCACGCCGCGTATCCGCGGCTGGGCGGCAGTCGCGCGCTCGGCGCGGCGGTCGAAACCCAAGCTCTGGCGAATCCGTGCAAGGCCCCGCCCGGCAGCCTGGCGGGTTTGATCCTGCAACAGCGCCATCCGGAACTGCCGTCTCTGACCTGGGACGAGATTCTCGCGTCGAGCGGCTGGCGCGACTGA
- a CDS encoding NupC/NupG family nucleoside CNT transporter: MHYLIGFAGLVCFLLLAWLPSTDRRAAAGRLPRIAVLLVAQLALGFLLLKTGVGQTVIRAVSDSFAHILGYAAQGTAFIFGDLPNTGRSGPAFLFSVLMPIVFVSALIGILQHLRVLPLIIKFLGLLLSWVSGFGKIESFNAVAAAILGQSEVFISLRGMLEDIPPQRMYTLAASAMSTVSAAILGAYMQLVDPKYVTAAIMLNMLGAFVVCALINPYSVTDADDAELLGAEIAAGRKSQSFFEMLTDYILVGFKVAFTVAAMLIGFIALLAMVNGIFAALFNGTTFQDVMGHVFAPLAWLTGIPWHEAADAGRFMGTKLVSNEVVAMQELREQHDGLSDRTVAIVSTYLVSFANFSTIAIVTGAVRSLSEKQGTVIARTGLRLLYGATLVSFLSATLVGLLS, translated from the coding sequence GTGCATTATCTGATCGGGTTCGCCGGGCTGGTGTGCTTCCTGCTGCTGGCTTGGTTGCCGAGTACCGACCGCCGCGCCGCCGCCGGTCGGCTGCCGCGCATCGCGGTCCTGCTGGTCGCGCAGCTCGCGCTCGGTTTCCTACTGCTCAAAACCGGCGTCGGGCAGACCGTGATCCGCGCCGTCAGCGACAGTTTCGCGCACATACTCGGCTACGCCGCCCAGGGCACCGCGTTCATCTTCGGCGACCTGCCGAACACCGGCAGGAGCGGGCCCGCGTTCCTGTTCTCGGTCCTGATGCCCATCGTGTTCGTCTCCGCCCTGATCGGCATCCTGCAACACCTGCGGGTGCTGCCGCTGATCATCAAGTTCCTCGGCCTGCTGCTGTCGTGGGTGAGCGGGTTCGGCAAGATCGAATCGTTCAACGCGGTGGCCGCCGCCATTCTCGGGCAGTCGGAAGTCTTCATCTCGCTGCGCGGCATGCTGGAGGACATCCCGCCGCAGCGGATGTACACCCTGGCCGCGTCGGCGATGTCGACGGTCTCGGCGGCCATTCTCGGCGCTTACATGCAGCTCGTCGACCCGAAGTACGTGACAGCGGCGATCATGCTGAACATGCTCGGCGCATTCGTGGTGTGCGCGCTGATCAATCCCTACTCCGTCACCGACGCCGACGATGCCGAATTGCTCGGCGCGGAGATCGCCGCCGGTCGCAAGTCGCAGTCGTTCTTCGAAATGCTCACCGACTACATCCTGGTCGGTTTCAAGGTCGCCTTCACCGTCGCGGCCATGCTGATCGGATTCATCGCCCTGCTGGCCATGGTCAACGGCATCTTCGCCGCCCTGTTCAACGGCACCACGTTCCAGGACGTGATGGGGCACGTCTTCGCCCCGTTGGCGTGGCTGACCGGCATCCCGTGGCACGAGGCGGCGGACGCGGGCCGGTTCATGGGCACCAAATTGGTGTCCAACGAGGTGGTCGCCATGCAGGAATTGCGCGAACAACACGATGGACTGTCCGACCGCACCGTCGCGATCGTGTCCACCTACCTGGTGTCGTTCGCGAACTTCTCCACGATCGCCATCGTCACCGGTGCGGTCCGCAGCCTCAGTGAGAAACAGGGAACCGTCATCGCCCGCACCGGGCTGCGCCTGCTCTACGGCGCCACCCTGGTCAGCTTCCTGTCCGCCACGCTCGTCGGCCTGTTGAGTTGA
- a CDS encoding ABC transporter substrate-binding protein — translation MNRRKHWALVVAAIAALLLTTGCRDSRVIPMADGRPQITIMVGGLEKVIYLPAMLTQQLGLFKSNDIDVKLLGEQSGATAETALLSGDVQGVVGFYDHTIDLQAKDQCIRSVVQMSDVPGEVELVSAADAATVTSIADLRGRNLGVTSLGSSTDFLTQALTGKEGMTTADYTRVKVGAGQTFIAGMNHDGIDAGMTTDPTVAQMVNSGQARILVDMRTEAGTRAALGGLYPATSLYMSCATVDAHPEIVQKLATAFVQTLQWIQTHTPEEIAEKMPSQYASAGKDLYVQSIRDSIGMFNGDGLMKPEGAQNVLDILGKYSKNVRPVRDRIDLSETYTTKFVEQALRAPRQ, via the coding sequence ATGAACCGTCGCAAGCATTGGGCGCTCGTCGTCGCCGCGATCGCGGCACTGCTGCTGACCACCGGATGCCGCGACTCGCGCGTCATTCCGATGGCCGACGGCCGCCCTCAGATCACCATCATGGTGGGCGGGCTGGAGAAGGTGATCTACCTGCCCGCCATGCTCACCCAGCAGCTGGGATTGTTCAAAAGCAACGACATCGATGTGAAGCTGCTCGGCGAGCAGTCCGGCGCCACCGCGGAAACCGCACTGCTCAGCGGTGACGTGCAAGGTGTGGTCGGATTCTACGACCACACCATCGACCTGCAGGCCAAGGACCAGTGCATCCGCTCGGTGGTGCAGATGTCGGACGTGCCGGGCGAGGTGGAACTCGTCTCGGCGGCCGACGCGGCCACCGTCACGTCTATCGCCGACCTGCGCGGCAGGAATCTGGGCGTCACCTCGCTCGGTTCCTCGACCGACTTCCTCACCCAGGCGCTCACCGGCAAGGAGGGCATGACCACCGCGGACTACACGCGGGTGAAAGTCGGTGCGGGACAAACCTTCATCGCGGGCATGAACCACGACGGCATCGACGCGGGCATGACCACCGACCCCACGGTGGCGCAGATGGTGAACTCCGGCCAAGCGCGGATCCTGGTCGACATGCGCACCGAGGCGGGGACGAGGGCCGCCCTGGGCGGGTTGTATCCGGCGACGTCGCTGTACATGAGTTGCGCGACCGTCGATGCCCACCCGGAGATCGTGCAGAAGCTGGCCACCGCGTTCGTGCAGACGCTGCAATGGATCCAGACGCACACCCCGGAGGAGATCGCGGAGAAGATGCCCTCGCAGTACGCGAGCGCGGGCAAGGACCTGTACGTCCAGTCGATTCGCGACTCGATCGGCATGTTCAACGGCGACGGGTTGATGAAACCCGAGGGGGCGCAGAACGTGCTCGACATCCTCGGGAAGTACTCGAAGAACGTGCGCCCCGTGCGCGATCGCATAGACCTGTCCGAGACCTACACCACGAAATTCGTGGAGCAGGCGTTGCGCGCGCCGCGCCAGTAG
- a CDS encoding ABC transporter permease: protein MSHDVLVQDAVTEPVLENETEEQILARVRTNARRARLRTWGLRAALVALWLGAWELTATVWIDPFFYSKPSLIWARLVEWFTEGTQFGTIWLQIYTTVQEAVLGFVIGTVAGVVLGVLLGRSRYWAEVLAPFIKALNAVPRIVLASLFIIWFGLGLSSKVATVVVLVFFAVFFNAFTGAREVDGNVINNARILGASRRQVLMSIVLPSATTWILSSLHTAFGFALIGAVVGEYAGASKGLGLLISNAQGTFDSAGIYAGMIIITVIALIAEWGIGMAENRLLKWRPSQATSNHGI from the coding sequence GTGTCGCATGACGTACTCGTCCAGGATGCCGTGACCGAGCCGGTACTGGAGAACGAGACCGAAGAGCAGATCCTGGCCCGGGTGCGGACCAACGCGCGCCGCGCTCGCCTGCGCACCTGGGGGCTGCGCGCGGCGCTGGTGGCGCTGTGGCTGGGCGCGTGGGAACTCACCGCGACGGTGTGGATCGACCCCTTCTTCTATTCCAAGCCCTCGCTGATCTGGGCGCGGTTGGTCGAATGGTTCACCGAGGGAACCCAATTCGGGACGATCTGGTTGCAGATCTACACCACTGTGCAGGAGGCCGTGCTCGGTTTCGTCATCGGCACGGTGGCCGGCGTCGTGCTCGGCGTGCTGCTGGGCCGCAGCCGGTACTGGGCCGAAGTGCTCGCGCCGTTCATCAAGGCGCTCAACGCGGTTCCGCGTATCGTGCTCGCCTCGCTGTTCATCATCTGGTTCGGCCTCGGGTTGAGTTCGAAGGTGGCGACGGTGGTGGTGCTGGTGTTCTTCGCGGTGTTCTTCAACGCGTTCACCGGGGCACGCGAGGTGGACGGCAACGTGATCAACAATGCCCGCATCCTCGGCGCGAGCCGCAGGCAAGTGCTGATGTCGATCGTGCTGCCGAGCGCGACCACCTGGATTCTGTCCAGTCTGCACACCGCCTTCGGCTTTGCCCTGATCGGCGCGGTGGTGGGCGAATACGCGGGTGCGAGTAAAGGTCTGGGCCTGCTGATCAGCAATGCGCAGGGCACCTTCGACTCGGCGGGAATCTACGCGGGCATGATCATCATCACGGTGATCGCACTGATCGCGGAGTGGGGGATCGGCATGGCGGAGAACCGGTTGCTGAAATGGCGGCCGTCGCAGGCGACATCGAACCACGGGATCTGA
- a CDS encoding ABC transporter ATP-binding protein codes for MTQSLIELRSATKRFPGTGGGIHTAVRNLNLEVRPGEFVAVVGPTGCGKSTTLSLVSGLEPASAGRTLVRGKDVDGIPDGIGYMFQQDAVLPWKSVLDNVAFGPRLRGASKADARAKAAGWVRTVGLAGFESYYPHQLSGGMRKRVALAQTLVNEPEILLMDEPFSALDVQTRQLMQDELLRVWAGTNAAVIFVTHDLEEAIVLADRVVVMTASPATVCGDFTVGLARPRSVEDVRLTIEFRDIYKEIWETLRDQVEAARAKGASRVA; via the coding sequence ATGACGCAATCACTCATCGAGCTGCGGAGCGCCACCAAGCGCTTCCCCGGCACCGGCGGCGGAATCCACACCGCCGTTCGGAATTTGAACCTCGAGGTGCGGCCCGGCGAATTCGTCGCCGTAGTCGGCCCGACCGGATGCGGGAAGTCCACCACGCTCTCGCTGGTGTCCGGCCTGGAACCGGCCTCGGCGGGCCGGACGCTGGTGCGCGGCAAGGACGTGGACGGCATTCCGGACGGCATCGGCTACATGTTCCAGCAGGACGCGGTGCTGCCTTGGAAGAGCGTGCTGGACAACGTCGCGTTCGGCCCGCGCCTGCGCGGCGCGTCGAAAGCCGACGCGCGGGCGAAAGCAGCCGGGTGGGTGCGCACGGTCGGCCTGGCCGGGTTCGAGAGCTACTACCCGCACCAGCTGTCCGGCGGCATGCGCAAGCGCGTCGCACTGGCGCAGACGCTGGTCAACGAACCGGAGATCCTGCTGATGGACGAGCCGTTCAGCGCGCTGGACGTGCAGACCCGCCAGCTCATGCAGGACGAGTTGCTGCGGGTCTGGGCGGGCACCAACGCGGCGGTCATCTTCGTCACGCACGACTTGGAGGAGGCGATCGTGCTCGCCGACCGGGTGGTGGTCATGACCGCGAGCCCCGCCACCGTCTGCGGGGACTTCACTGTCGGCTTGGCCCGGCCGCGCAGCGTCGAAGACGTGCGCTTGACCATCGAGTTCCGCGACATCTACAAGGAAATCTGGGAAACGCTGCGCGACCAGGTCGAGGCGGCCCGAGCGAAGGGAGCCTCCCGTGTCGCATGA